The following are encoded together in the Tatumella ptyseos genome:
- the udk gene encoding uridine kinase encodes MSDQSHQCVIIGIAGASASGKSLIASTLYREIRDQVGDEHIGVIPEDCYYRDQSHLTMEERIKTNYDHPNAMDHDLLLNQLQAIKAGQSIELPMYSYSEHTRMAKTQTLNPKKVIILEGILLLTDARLRNELNFSIFVDTPLDICLMRRMKRDVNERGRSMDSVMSQYQKTVRPMFLQFIEPSKQYADIIVPRGGKNRIAIDILKAKINQFFE; translated from the coding sequence ATGTCTGACCAGTCTCATCAATGTGTGATTATCGGAATTGCGGGCGCATCCGCATCTGGAAAAAGCTTAATTGCCAGTACGCTATATCGTGAAATTCGTGACCAAGTGGGTGATGAACATATCGGTGTTATCCCAGAAGATTGTTATTACCGCGACCAAAGCCATCTCACGATGGAAGAGCGCATCAAGACCAACTATGACCATCCCAATGCGATGGATCACGATTTACTTTTAAATCAGTTGCAAGCCATAAAAGCCGGTCAGTCGATTGAATTGCCAATGTACAGCTATTCTGAACATACTCGCATGGCAAAAACTCAAACCTTAAACCCCAAAAAAGTGATTATCCTCGAAGGGATTTTATTGTTGACCGATGCCCGCCTTCGAAACGAACTCAACTTCTCTATTTTCGTCGATACCCCATTAGATATTTGCTTGATGCGTCGGATGAAACGTGACGTTAATGAACGTGGACGTTCAATGGATTCGGTGATGAGTCAATATCAAAAAACAGTTCGTCCAATGTTTCTGCAATTTATCGAACCGTCTAAACAATATGCAGATATCATTGTGCCGCGCGGTGGAAAGAATCGTATTGCGATCGACATTTTAAAAGCTAAGATTAATCAGTTCTTTGAGTAA
- the dcd gene encoding dCTP deaminase, translated as MRLCDRDIEAWMDEGKLSIDPRPPVERINGATVDVRLGNGFRTFRGHTAAYIDLSGPKDAVSASLERVMSEEIVLQDDEAFFLHPGELALAVTYESVTLPNDLVGWLDGRSSLARLGLMVHVTAHRIDPGWKGRIVLEFFNSGKLPLALRPGMLIGALSFEPLSGPAARPYNSRQDAKYRDQQSAVASRIDKD; from the coding sequence ATGAGATTATGCGACCGAGACATTGAGGCATGGATGGATGAGGGGAAACTGTCTATCGACCCCCGACCGCCAGTTGAACGGATCAACGGTGCGACGGTCGATGTACGATTGGGGAATGGCTTTCGTACCTTTCGTGGGCACACCGCGGCATACATCGATTTAAGTGGCCCTAAAGACGCCGTGAGTGCATCCTTAGAGCGCGTGATGAGCGAAGAAATTGTCCTGCAAGACGATGAAGCCTTTTTCCTGCACCCAGGCGAACTTGCGTTGGCTGTGACTTATGAATCCGTTACCTTGCCCAACGATTTGGTCGGTTGGTTAGATGGCCGCTCATCATTAGCCCGTCTTGGATTAATGGTGCACGTCACCGCCCATCGAATCGATCCCGGTTGGAAAGGGCGAATTGTGTTAGAATTTTTTAACTCGGGTAAACTCCCCTTGGCCTTGCGCCCAGGAATGTTAATCGGAGCATTAAGTTTTGAGCCTTTATCAGGACCGGCTGCACGACCTTATAATAGTCGTCAGGATGCCAAGTACCGTGATCAACAAAGCGCGGTCGCTAGCCGAATTGATAAAGATTAA
- the galE gene encoding UDP-glucose 4-epimerase GalE has product MAILVTGGAGYIGSHTVLALLERGDDVVVLDNLCNASQEALARVAKLTGRQAAFVEGDIRDRACLQSLFAEHRITDVIHFAALKAVGESTRMPLEYYENNVSGTLVLLEEMRRAEIWNFIFSSSATVYGADAPVPYVETTAIGGTTSPYGTSKLMIELVLQDFAKAEPQFNTIALRYFNPVGAHESGEIGEDPSGIPNNLLPYIAQVAIGKLPQLGVFGGDYPTPDGTCQRDYIHVMDLAEGHLKALDHLQQTQGYRAYNLGAGKGYSVLDMIRAFEQASGCTIPFEIKPRRAGDLAAFWAEPALAAKELNWSVSRGIDQMMVDTWRWQQKNPHGYRQ; this is encoded by the coding sequence ATGGCAATTTTAGTCACAGGTGGTGCGGGCTATATCGGCTCCCATACCGTCCTAGCACTGCTTGAACGTGGTGATGATGTCGTTGTATTGGATAATCTCTGTAATGCCTCACAAGAAGCTCTTGCACGCGTAGCAAAGTTAACTGGCCGGCAGGCAGCTTTTGTCGAAGGCGATATCCGCGATAGAGCCTGCTTGCAGTCATTGTTCGCTGAGCATCGTATCACCGATGTCATCCACTTCGCTGCCTTAAAAGCGGTGGGGGAATCGACGCGGATGCCGTTAGAATATTATGAAAATAACGTATCCGGTACCTTGGTATTGCTTGAAGAGATGCGTCGCGCAGAGATTTGGAACTTTATTTTTAGTTCTTCCGCCACTGTCTATGGGGCGGATGCGCCTGTGCCTTATGTGGAAACGACGGCGATCGGTGGCACGACGAGTCCCTATGGTACGTCGAAACTGATGATTGAGCTGGTATTACAAGATTTTGCTAAAGCAGAACCGCAATTTAATACTATCGCTTTACGGTATTTTAACCCAGTAGGCGCACATGAGTCTGGGGAAATCGGTGAAGATCCTTCTGGCATCCCGAATAATTTATTACCTTACATTGCACAGGTTGCCATCGGTAAGTTGCCGCAATTAGGGGTCTTTGGTGGTGACTACCCGACACCAGATGGAACCTGTCAACGTGATTATATTCACGTCATGGATCTGGCTGAAGGGCATTTAAAAGCTCTGGACCATTTACAACAGACTCAAGGTTATCGCGCTTATAATCTTGGAGCGGGTAAAGGCTATTCAGTACTCGACATGATCCGTGCATTCGAACAAGCCTCTGGTTGTACTATCCCGTTTGAAATTAAGCCACGTCGCGCGGGTGACTTGGCTGCGTTTTGGGCAGAACCTGCCTTAGCGGCGAAAGAATTGAACTGGAGCGTTTCAAGAGGGATTGATCAGATGATGGTTGATACCTGGCGTTGGCAGCAGAAAAATCCGCATGGATATCGTCAATAA
- the hisA gene encoding 1-(5-phosphoribosyl)-5-[(5-phosphoribosylamino)methylideneamino]imidazole-4-carboxamide isomerase: protein MIIPALDLIEGAVVRLHQGDYGQQRDYGREPLPRLQSYQQQGAEVLHLVDLTGARDPAARQIALLSELLAGVSVPVQVGGGIRQRDDVVALLQAGASRVVVGSTAIRHPEMVKAWFEEFGPAAIVLALDIRIDENQRKEVAISGWQEASGVTLEQVIADYEPYGLRHVLCTDISRDGTLAGSNVELYQEITTTWPAIAFQSSGGIGSLEDIAALRTSGVQGVIVGRALLEDKFTVSEAISCWQNG from the coding sequence ATGATTATCCCAGCATTAGACCTGATTGAAGGCGCTGTTGTCCGGTTACATCAAGGCGACTATGGCCAACAGCGTGATTATGGCCGCGAGCCACTTCCTCGGCTGCAGTCTTATCAGCAACAAGGCGCAGAAGTTCTACATTTAGTTGATTTAACCGGCGCTAGAGACCCCGCTGCCAGACAGATCGCTTTACTCTCTGAACTGCTCGCCGGAGTCTCGGTTCCCGTGCAAGTAGGGGGCGGTATTCGCCAACGAGATGACGTTGTGGCGTTATTGCAGGCCGGTGCAAGTCGAGTTGTTGTAGGGTCCACCGCAATCCGTCACCCAGAGATGGTCAAGGCGTGGTTCGAGGAATTTGGACCCGCAGCAATAGTGTTAGCATTGGATATTCGTATCGACGAAAACCAACGCAAGGAAGTGGCTATCAGCGGTTGGCAAGAGGCCTCTGGCGTAACATTAGAGCAAGTCATTGCAGACTATGAGCCTTACGGCCTTCGCCATGTGCTCTGTACCGATATTTCGCGCGATGGGACCCTAGCGGGCTCAAACGTCGAGCTCTATCAAGAAATTACCACTACTTGGCCAGCGATTGCCTTTCAGTCTTCGGGTGGCATAGGTTCACTTGAGGACATTGCGGCCCTACGCACAAGTGGCGTGCAAGGCGTTATTGTCGGTCGCGCATTATTAGAAGATAAGTTTACTGTCTCGGAGGCAATCTCATGCTGGCAAAACGGATAA
- a CDS encoding ABC transporter permease produces MDSLSSEIKHSFTLFSLWRTLAWNDVLNRYRRSILGPFWITLSMATTLLAMGPLYGNLFHLSLQDFLPHLCLGLIFWSLCTGVINESSTAFTDAAHFIRQIPLPFPLYILRVTWRQLIILLHNLTVVPFLLLFYPPDWSWSMLLLAPALGITLLFLSSLGLISAILCTRYRDVAPIINSVMTLLFFVTPIIWQLSLLSADQQYFARLNPFTHFIELLRGTMLGHPPSLTEWALTALLALIAAVLASRLITQTHKRIAYWI; encoded by the coding sequence ATGGATTCTCTTAGCTCTGAAATAAAACACAGCTTTACGCTTTTCTCATTATGGCGAACCTTGGCGTGGAACGATGTGCTCAATCGTTATCGACGTTCAATCCTTGGGCCATTTTGGATCACCCTCAGTATGGCGACCACTCTCTTGGCAATGGGCCCGTTATATGGAAACTTATTTCATCTAAGCCTACAGGATTTTTTGCCGCATCTTTGTTTGGGATTAATTTTCTGGTCGCTATGCACAGGGGTGATTAACGAAAGTAGCACGGCTTTTACCGATGCCGCCCACTTTATCCGACAGATCCCTTTACCTTTCCCACTCTATATTTTACGGGTTACGTGGCGACAGCTGATTATCTTATTACATAATTTGACGGTGGTACCCTTCCTATTACTGTTTTATCCCCCGGACTGGTCATGGTCCATGCTTTTGCTAGCGCCTGCGCTGGGTATTACTCTACTATTTTTAAGTAGCCTAGGGCTCATTTCCGCCATTCTCTGTACTCGCTACCGCGATGTCGCGCCTATTATCAACAGTGTCATGACACTTCTTTTCTTTGTTACGCCAATCATTTGGCAACTTTCACTGCTGTCAGCGGATCAGCAATACTTCGCTCGACTTAATCCTTTTACGCACTTTATCGAGTTACTAAGGGGAACAATGTTAGGCCATCCCCCATCGTTAACCGAATGGGCGCTCACCGCATTGTTGGCCCTTATCGCTGCGGTACTGGCCAGTAGGCTTATCACCCAAACGCATAAACGTATCGCTTATTGGATTTGA
- the hisIE gene encoding bifunctional phosphoribosyl-AMP cyclohydrolase/phosphoribosyl-ATP diphosphatase HisIE has product MLTPEAITALDWEKTDNLIPAVIQHAVSGEVLMLGYMNQEALMQTQQSGKVTFWSRSKQRLWTKGESSGHFLTVKQITADCDRDSLLILALPHGPTCHNGTSSCFSPAETEWQFLWQLEQLLASRKSADPSSSYTASLYASGTKRIAQKVGEEGVETALAATVNDREELTNEASDLLYHLIVLLQDQDLDLSAIITNLRQRHQS; this is encoded by the coding sequence ATGTTAACGCCTGAAGCCATTACCGCACTTGATTGGGAAAAAACAGATAACTTGATCCCGGCCGTTATTCAACATGCCGTGTCCGGTGAAGTATTGATGCTCGGTTATATGAATCAAGAGGCTCTAATGCAGACCCAGCAAAGCGGCAAGGTCACTTTTTGGTCACGCAGCAAGCAGCGTCTCTGGACCAAGGGCGAATCATCAGGGCACTTTCTTACGGTGAAGCAAATTACCGCCGACTGTGATCGCGATAGCTTATTGATTCTAGCCTTACCTCATGGCCCCACCTGCCACAATGGTACCTCAAGTTGCTTTTCTCCGGCCGAGACAGAGTGGCAATTTTTGTGGCAATTAGAGCAACTACTGGCCAGTCGTAAATCCGCCGATCCCAGCAGCTCTTACACGGCAAGTTTATACGCAAGTGGAACGAAGCGTATTGCCCAGAAAGTTGGTGAGGAAGGCGTAGAAACGGCGCTAGCTGCTACCGTTAATGATCGTGAAGAGTTAACAAATGAAGCCTCAGATCTGCTCTATCACCTGATTGTGCTACTACAGGATCAGGATCTTGATCTCAGTGCGATTATTACCAACCTGCGCCAGCGTCATCAGTCATAA
- the hisF gene encoding imidazole glycerol phosphate synthase subunit HisF, whose amino-acid sequence MLAKRIIPCLDVRDGQVVKGVQFRDHEIIGDIVPLAARYAAEGADELVFYDITASSAGRVVDKSWVSRVAEVIDIPFCVAGGIKSVEEAGEILSFGADKISINSPALADPELITRLADRFGVQCVVVGIDTWFDETTGTYQVKQFTGDEARTRNTSWQTAEWVKEVQQRGAGEIVLNMMNQDGVRKGYDLTQLALIRQICQVPLIASGGAGTAQHFLDAFTQANVDGALAASVFHKQIINIGELKQFLKENQIEVRLC is encoded by the coding sequence ATGCTGGCAAAACGGATAATCCCGTGCCTTGACGTGCGTGATGGTCAGGTGGTGAAAGGTGTTCAGTTTCGTGACCATGAAATCATTGGCGATATCGTACCACTGGCGGCGCGTTATGCCGCTGAAGGTGCGGATGAGTTAGTGTTCTATGATATTACTGCTTCGTCTGCAGGACGAGTCGTCGACAAAAGCTGGGTCTCGCGCGTTGCTGAAGTGATCGATATCCCTTTCTGTGTCGCAGGCGGGATTAAATCGGTAGAAGAAGCAGGTGAAATTCTCTCTTTCGGCGCAGATAAGATTTCGATCAACTCTCCGGCGCTCGCGGACCCAGAATTGATTACTCGACTCGCTGACCGCTTCGGTGTGCAGTGTGTGGTCGTCGGGATCGATACATGGTTTGATGAGACAACTGGCACGTATCAAGTCAAGCAATTCACTGGCGATGAGGCTCGGACACGTAATACCTCATGGCAAACCGCAGAGTGGGTAAAAGAGGTACAGCAGCGCGGTGCTGGCGAAATCGTGTTGAATATGATGAATCAAGATGGTGTACGCAAAGGCTATGATTTAACGCAGTTAGCACTAATCCGCCAAATTTGCCAAGTTCCCCTTATCGCTTCGGGCGGCGCAGGCACTGCACAGCACTTTCTCGATGCTTTCACCCAAGCTAATGTTGATGGTGCCTTGGCTGCCTCGGTATTTCACAAACAAATTATCAATATTGGTGAGCTCAAGCAGTTCCTAAAAGAAAATCAGATAGAGGTTCGTCTATGTTAA
- the galF gene encoding UTP--glucose-1-phosphate uridylyltransferase GalF: MKNLKAVIPVAGLGMHMLPATKAIPKEMLPVVDKPMIQYIIDECVTAGIKEIVLVTHASKNAVENHFDTTYELEALLEQRVKRQLLSEVKSICPPGVTIMNVRQPQPLGLGHAILCAKPIVGDNPFVVVLPDVILDNQSADPLRYNLAAMLSRFSETGHSQVLCQTLPREELADYSVITTEQPLVSPGDTCRIVDFIEKPSNVDNLPDTAQLAAVGRYVLSEKIWAHLEATQPGAWGRIQLTDAISALNQSEAVEASELHGISYNCGRKLGYMQAFVAYGLRNAQSGQAFRDSIKKLLNS; the protein is encoded by the coding sequence ATGAAAAATTTGAAAGCGGTTATTCCCGTCGCCGGCCTCGGTATGCATATGTTACCCGCGACTAAAGCGATTCCTAAAGAGATGTTGCCAGTGGTCGATAAACCGATGATTCAGTACATCATCGATGAATGCGTTACCGCGGGTATCAAAGAAATTGTCTTAGTGACCCACGCTTCTAAAAATGCAGTTGAAAACCATTTCGATACCACCTACGAACTTGAAGCACTCCTTGAACAGCGTGTAAAACGACAACTTCTCAGTGAAGTGAAAAGTATCTGTCCCCCTGGTGTAACCATCATGAATGTCCGCCAACCGCAGCCATTGGGTTTAGGCCATGCGATTCTTTGTGCTAAGCCCATCGTTGGGGATAACCCATTTGTCGTGGTATTGCCTGATGTTATTCTCGATAACCAGAGTGCCGATCCACTGCGTTATAATCTGGCGGCGATGTTGTCGCGTTTCTCGGAAACTGGCCACTCACAAGTTCTCTGTCAAACGCTTCCCCGGGAAGAGCTCGCAGATTACTCGGTGATTACAACGGAACAACCTTTAGTCTCTCCAGGTGATACCTGTCGTATCGTCGATTTCATCGAAAAACCATCCAATGTTGACAATTTACCGGACACCGCACAGCTCGCGGCGGTAGGTCGTTATGTCTTATCCGAAAAAATCTGGGCGCATTTAGAAGCGACTCAGCCAGGGGCTTGGGGCCGTATTCAACTTACCGATGCAATTTCTGCCCTTAATCAATCGGAAGCGGTTGAAGCCAGTGAACTTCATGGCATTAGTTATAATTGCGGGCGCAAACTCGGCTATATGCAGGCTTTTGTTGCCTACGGCTTACGTAATGCTCAATCTGGACAAGCATTCAGAGACTCAATTAAAAAACTTCTTAATTCCTAA
- the asmA gene encoding outer membrane assembly protein AsmA: protein MRKLITTFAILIAVLVAGMSALVLLVNPNDFKHYMVQQVQKRSGYQLTLKGDLRWHVWPRLSILSGPVVLTAPGAQQPAVTADNMRLDVELFPLLSHQLHISKVLITHAVIQATPDAAAKTASAAPIAPDDNTALPSTLGHWTLDIAHVSVANSLLIWQTPQGEQLNFRNLNLSLHQDASRSGQYHLSTALTRNQQTFSIDFEGKMDARHYPYKMSFSVDRGNYQLQGVSLPEQGIKGETTFSAQWSPMSNSFDLTHFTLQANDSDFEGRANGTLASALKLNLTLHSQNANFDQLLVSKQSQSATIAQNVNEIAVRRVHSPVVVEKNNRGFIDWLNQSEITSQLTANRATWHGVTVKDLTFDTQNNLGMMSLNTLSGKVGNGQFAIKGNVDFRPELASVELHTDIQRIPLQVVQPLLQIPPVLNGDISLLGDFTGQGLTGHEILTQWQGRSSVELISLDIPQMNVQQMVIDAVTRASNRVNSDPSLHPTIPNMRGYFTLANGELQLKQLEGENAQVSLNALGDINFSQRQLDITFNLLTRGWKGDRDMVALLANQPIPLRFYGPWNQLQYSLSVDRLLKNNLKNRLQQWLKDNDKAKHPSS, encoded by the coding sequence ATGAGAAAGCTGATAACCACCTTCGCCATTCTCATCGCGGTGTTGGTCGCAGGGATGTCTGCACTCGTCCTGTTGGTAAACCCCAATGATTTCAAACATTACATGGTTCAACAGGTTCAAAAGCGCAGTGGTTATCAACTGACGCTAAAAGGCGATCTGCGTTGGCATGTGTGGCCAAGACTGAGCATCTTAAGCGGACCGGTCGTCCTCACCGCGCCGGGGGCGCAACAGCCCGCGGTGACGGCTGACAATATGCGTTTAGATGTTGAGCTTTTTCCACTTCTTTCTCACCAGTTACACATTAGTAAAGTCTTAATCACGCATGCGGTAATACAAGCCACGCCGGATGCGGCAGCCAAAACAGCGTCAGCGGCGCCGATCGCCCCAGATGATAACACCGCACTGCCTTCCACCTTAGGCCACTGGACCTTAGATATTGCGCATGTTTCGGTAGCGAATAGTTTACTCATCTGGCAAACTCCGCAAGGTGAGCAACTTAATTTTCGTAATCTCAATCTGAGCTTACACCAAGATGCCTCACGTAGTGGGCAATATCATCTCAGCACTGCTTTAACGCGGAATCAGCAAACTTTTTCAATTGATTTCGAAGGAAAGATGGATGCCCGCCATTATCCTTACAAAATGTCCTTCTCTGTCGACCGGGGGAATTATCAATTACAGGGAGTGTCATTACCTGAACAAGGTATTAAGGGCGAGACCACATTTTCTGCGCAATGGTCACCGATGAGTAACAGCTTTGACCTAACCCATTTTACTCTTCAAGCCAACGATAGTGATTTCGAGGGGAGAGCAAACGGTACCTTAGCCTCTGCCTTAAAACTCAATCTTACCTTGCATTCACAGAATGCTAATTTCGATCAGCTGCTGGTATCAAAACAGTCTCAGTCTGCCACCATTGCGCAAAACGTGAACGAGATCGCTGTTCGTCGTGTTCATTCTCCGGTTGTGGTAGAAAAAAATAATCGAGGCTTCATCGATTGGCTCAACCAAAGTGAGATAACTAGCCAACTGACGGCCAACCGAGCAACCTGGCATGGTGTGACAGTCAAGGACTTGACGTTTGATACGCAAAATAACCTGGGGATGATGAGCCTGAACACGCTTTCCGGTAAGGTGGGTAATGGACAATTCGCTATCAAGGGTAACGTTGATTTTCGTCCAGAATTGGCGTCTGTCGAATTACACACCGATATACAACGTATTCCGTTACAGGTGGTTCAGCCATTATTACAAATTCCGCCAGTATTAAACGGGGATATAAGCTTACTTGGCGACTTCACGGGACAAGGACTGACCGGTCATGAAATCCTTACCCAGTGGCAGGGACGTTCATCAGTCGAGCTGATTAGCCTGGATATTCCGCAGATGAATGTCCAACAAATGGTCATTGATGCGGTAACGCGAGCCAGTAATCGCGTAAATTCCGACCCTTCATTACATCCAACTATTCCCAATATGCGGGGCTATTTTACTTTGGCTAACGGCGAATTACAGCTTAAACAGCTGGAAGGCGAAAATGCTCAAGTCTCATTGAATGCCCTCGGCGATATCAACTTTTCACAACGTCAACTTGATATCACCTTCAACCTGTTAACTCGTGGGTGGAAAGGCGATCGGGATATGGTGGCATTGTTGGCTAATCAACCTATTCCATTACGATTCTATGGTCCTTGGAATCAGTTACAATATTCGCTTTCTGTCGATAGGTTATTGAAAAATAATCTTAAGAATCGATTACAGCAGTGGCTGAAAGATAACGATAAGGCTAAACATCCCTCATCATGA
- a CDS encoding ABC transporter ATP-binding protein has translation MYIDCQQLKIEFPIFNAQQRSVKRSLLNLAGGRVNRTSGAVSITALEDISFRLEEGDRLALIGHNGSGKTTLLRALAGVYSPTAGYIKTCGRISSLLDATLGMEPELTGIENIKLRSLLMGIPTQQLSSLIEEVITFSELEEFIYLPVRTYSSGMILRLAFAICTAKSPEILLMDEWISVGDERFKEKAEKRLQQYIQQAAILVIATHDADLAQRITNRQLRLVQGRCQG, from the coding sequence ATGTACATCGATTGCCAGCAACTGAAGATTGAGTTCCCCATTTTTAATGCTCAACAACGCTCCGTAAAGCGCTCACTGCTTAATCTTGCCGGGGGAAGAGTCAATAGAACCAGCGGGGCTGTGTCTATTACTGCATTGGAAGATATCAGCTTCCGACTAGAGGAAGGGGATCGCTTAGCGCTAATCGGTCATAATGGTTCCGGGAAAACCACGTTACTACGCGCCTTAGCGGGTGTTTATAGCCCGACAGCTGGCTACATCAAAACCTGTGGCCGCATTAGTTCACTATTGGATGCGACGCTTGGAATGGAACCCGAGTTAACCGGTATTGAAAATATCAAACTCAGAAGCTTATTAATGGGGATCCCCACGCAGCAATTATCAAGCCTGATTGAGGAGGTGATTACTTTTAGCGAGCTTGAGGAGTTTATCTATCTTCCCGTAAGGACCTACTCAAGTGGCATGATACTACGATTAGCCTTCGCCATTTGTACGGCTAAATCGCCAGAAATATTGCTAATGGATGAGTGGATAAGTGTGGGAGATGAACGATTTAAAGAAAAAGCCGAAAAACGGTTACAACAGTATATTCAACAAGCAGCGATCTTAGTTATCGCCACCCACGATGCAGACCTGGCGCAACGGATCACTAATCGCCAACTTCGTTTAGTGCAAGGACGATGTCAAGGTTAA
- the gndA gene encoding NADP-dependent phosphogluconate dehydrogenase: MSKQQIGVVGMAVMGRNLALNIESRGYTVSIFNRSREKTDEVIAENPGKKLAPFYSVEEFVESLEKPRRILLMVQAGEATDKTIASLTPHLDKGDILIDGGNTFYKDTIRRNKELSDQGFNFIGTGVSGGEEGALKGPSIMPGGQKEAYELVAPIFDKIAARAEGEACVTYIGPDGAGHYVKMVHNGIEYGDMQLIAEAYSVLKGSLGLSNEELAKTFSEWNQGELSSYLIDITKDIFTKKDDTGNYLVDVILDEAANKGTGKWTSQSSLDLGEPLSLITESVFARYLSSLKSQRVAASKVLTGPKVAAFNGDKAEFIEKVRRALYLGKIVSYAQGFSQLRAASDQYSWDLNYGELAKIFRAGCIIRAQFLQKITDAYAENPEIANLLLAPYFKNIADEYQQALRDVVSYAVQNGIPMPTFSAAIAYYDSYRSEVLPANLIQAQRDYFGAHTYKRTDKEGVFHTEWLD, translated from the coding sequence ATGTCTAAGCAGCAAATTGGTGTTGTCGGAATGGCAGTAATGGGCCGTAATCTCGCGCTGAATATTGAAAGCCGTGGCTATACTGTCTCAATCTTCAACCGTTCACGTGAAAAAACGGATGAAGTGATTGCAGAAAACCCAGGTAAAAAACTCGCGCCGTTCTACAGCGTTGAAGAGTTTGTCGAGTCCTTAGAAAAACCTCGCCGTATTCTGTTGATGGTACAAGCCGGTGAAGCGACCGATAAAACCATTGCATCACTCACTCCACACCTAGATAAAGGCGATATCTTGATTGATGGGGGTAACACCTTCTATAAAGATACCATCCGTCGTAACAAAGAACTGTCTGACCAAGGTTTCAACTTTATCGGTACCGGCGTTTCGGGTGGTGAAGAGGGGGCATTGAAGGGTCCTTCAATCATGCCTGGCGGTCAAAAAGAAGCTTACGAGTTAGTGGCACCGATTTTCGATAAAATCGCTGCACGTGCAGAAGGCGAAGCCTGTGTGACCTATATCGGTCCAGACGGTGCGGGTCACTACGTTAAAATGGTACACAACGGTATCGAATACGGTGATATGCAGCTAATCGCCGAAGCCTACTCTGTACTGAAAGGCTCCTTAGGCCTGTCTAATGAAGAATTAGCGAAAACCTTTAGTGAGTGGAATCAAGGCGAGCTTAGCAGCTACTTAATTGACATCACAAAAGACATTTTCACTAAGAAAGATGATACCGGTAACTACTTAGTCGATGTGATTCTTGATGAAGCGGCTAACAAAGGTACAGGTAAGTGGACTAGCCAAAGTTCATTAGATCTGGGTGAGCCATTATCTCTGATTACTGAGTCTGTCTTTGCGCGCTATCTCTCTTCTCTGAAATCACAACGCGTTGCTGCCTCTAAGGTGCTAACCGGACCAAAAGTTGCTGCATTCAACGGTGATAAAGCTGAATTTATCGAGAAAGTTCGTCGTGCATTATACCTAGGTAAAATTGTTTCTTACGCACAAGGTTTCTCTCAGCTTCGTGCGGCGTCAGATCAATATAGCTGGGATCTTAACTACGGTGAGTTAGCGAAAATCTTCCGTGCGGGCTGTATCATCCGTGCTCAATTCCTGCAAAAAATCACTGATGCTTATGCAGAGAACCCAGAGATCGCTAACTTACTGCTTGCTCCTTACTTCAAAAATATCGCTGACGAATACCAACAAGCGTTACGTGATGTGGTGAGCTATGCAGTGCAAAATGGTATTCCAATGCCAACCTTCTCTGCAGCGATTGCTTACTACGATAGCTATCGTTCAGAAGTTCTGCCTGCTAACCTGATCCAGGCCCAACGTGACTACTTCGGTGCGCACACTTATAAGCGTACAGATAAAGAAGGTGTTTTCCACACTGAGTGGTTAGACTAA